In Sulfuracidifex metallicus DSM 6482 = JCM 9184, a single window of DNA contains:
- a CDS encoding ABC transporter substrate-binding protein — protein MENKVRRLITILTLGVLLFSIIVDTGVITEAAYVSATAEQPVINWYEVSYTCPWVGSIEYVFTYGTHSAEFSALQDGKIDFATITHQSDFKTGQHDPNLWVNASVQESFFMLVFAYGNPLTANLNFRYAIQSLINYNNITTSVDEDGLLGVGTPFYLYPEVPAYKPYVNPEAAVWYSNYESYNPSRAVSYLEKIPGVTHVDGKWYYNGSLLKLTFTYPTGDTPAQNLATYLQTAAASINLTIVPEAESFATLIGAATTPPFNGFNITTFGWINLGPFANSWMQGIYTSPSNTGGFSNSTIDKVLSEALTAPTLSAAATYVKEADLYLQQQLPYVIISWTNAVDGVYLPGWADYIYLNVTSEYAFSFLNVHPRGEFLNGTFVYSSVSSSEPRHINPYASASVYAFNVLDDIYPGLAFSEYANQTALLPNIAENWTLTPISSMTLPNGGKIVNGSILTINLVHNATWINGVPITAYDVNFTIWWLDLPGMLGTNTFDGLHVNYTYLYNNGFISTDYFGSQPYISWTNVTSPYQIKIYMNGSTYTDEFYAIDGYPIYPAFVFNTTNPATVYSERIADLLGGGGYYFAGVFNNYEEYLVKANLHYPRINALIFLKNVTAGSTYTYTDNVTAYVWNNASLTNMPVQISNATVYVYLKYLGDGMPYENVTINGKPFVVMATNDGNGVYTANINTSSLKPGTYEIVAKAVWNAGGATRELFNFGSIAVSPTTTTTVPPATTTTTSTSFPITYVIIGIVVIIIIAAAVVLLRRR, from the coding sequence ATGGAAAATAAAGTAAGAAGGTTAATAACGATTTTAACCCTAGGTGTGTTATTATTTTCCATAATAGTAGATACAGGTGTAATAACTGAAGCAGCCTACGTGTCTGCTACCGCTGAACAACCGGTTATCAACTGGTACGAAGTTTCCTATACTTGTCCTTGGGTTGGAAGCATAGAGTATGTTTTCACCTACGGCACCCATTCAGCCGAGTTCTCTGCTCTCCAGGACGGAAAAATAGACTTCGCAACGATAACTCATCAGAGCGACTTTAAGACTGGTCAGCATGATCCAAATCTCTGGGTAAACGCCTCTGTACAAGAGTCCTTCTTCATGCTAGTATTTGCATATGGAAATCCTCTAACTGCCAACTTGAACTTTAGATATGCAATACAAAGTCTGATAAACTACAACAACATTACTACGTCTGTAGATGAGGACGGTTTACTAGGAGTTGGTACACCGTTCTATCTCTATCCAGAAGTTCCAGCATACAAACCATATGTCAATCCCGAAGCTGCGGTTTGGTACAGCAACTACGAGTCATATAACCCAAGCAGGGCTGTATCGTACTTAGAAAAAATACCTGGAGTAACTCATGTGGATGGAAAATGGTACTATAACGGATCGTTGCTAAAGCTTACCTTCACATATCCAACTGGAGACACCCCAGCACAGAACCTAGCAACTTACCTACAGACTGCAGCAGCATCAATAAACCTTACAATAGTTCCAGAAGCTGAATCGTTTGCTACATTAATAGGCGCAGCTACAACTCCACCATTCAACGGCTTCAACATTACAACTTTTGGATGGATCAACCTAGGTCCATTCGCCAACAGTTGGATGCAGGGAATATATACATCTCCGTCGAATACTGGTGGATTCTCTAATTCCACTATAGACAAGGTTTTAAGTGAGGCTTTAACGGCACCTACTCTATCTGCGGCAGCTACATATGTTAAGGAAGCAGATTTATACTTACAGCAGCAGCTGCCATACGTAATAATCTCGTGGACTAACGCTGTGGACGGAGTGTATTTACCAGGGTGGGCTGATTATATATATCTTAATGTAACTTCTGAATATGCATTTTCATTTTTAAACGTTCACCCAAGGGGAGAATTCCTTAACGGAACTTTCGTGTATTCCAGCGTATCCTCTAGCGAACCACGTCACATTAATCCATATGCAAGTGCATCGGTTTATGCATTTAACGTCCTAGATGACATATACCCAGGCTTGGCATTCAGTGAGTACGCAAATCAGACTGCACTTCTACCTAACATTGCAGAAAATTGGACCTTAACGCCAATTTCCAGTATGACATTACCTAATGGAGGAAAGATAGTTAATGGCTCTATATTAACTATCAATTTAGTTCACAACGCTACATGGATAAACGGAGTTCCTATTACTGCCTATGATGTAAACTTCACAATATGGTGGCTTGATCTTCCGGGAATGTTAGGAACTAACACCTTCGATGGACTACACGTAAACTATACCTACCTATATAATAACGGTTTCATTAGCACTGACTATTTCGGTTCGCAGCCATACATATCCTGGACTAACGTAACATCTCCTTATCAAATTAAGATCTATATGAACGGATCAACCTACACAGATGAGTTTTATGCTATAGATGGCTATCCAATTTACCCAGCCTTCGTATTCAACACTACCAACCCAGCAACCGTATATTCGGAAAGAATAGCCGACCTACTAGGAGGTGGAGGATACTACTTTGCAGGCGTGTTCAACAACTATGAAGAATACTTAGTAAAGGCTAACCTACACTATCCAAGGATTAATGCATTAATCTTCTTGAAGAACGTAACTGCGGGAAGCACATACACTTACACCGACAACGTAACGGCATATGTATGGAATAACGCTAGTCTTACCAACATGCCAGTCCAGATAAGCAACGCAACAGTTTACGTATATCTCAAGTATTTGGGTGACGGAATGCCATATGAGAACGTGACAATTAACGGGAAACCATTCGTCGTGATGGCAACAAATGACGGAAATGGAGTATATACTGCAAACATAAACACTTCCTCTCTGAAGCCAGGAACGTATGAAATAGTTGCCAAAGCAGTATGGAATGCGGGAGGAGCTACCAGGGAGCTATTCAACTTCGGATCCATAGCGGTATCTCCAACTACTACAACCACTGTACCTCCTGCGACTACGACTACTACCTCTACGTCTTTCCCAATAACCTATGTGATAATTGGTATAGTTGTAATCATAATAATTGCAGCAGCGGTTGTACTATTAAGAAGAAGGTAA
- a CDS encoding ABC transporter permease, translating into MEAKKSNELEKTTRRKGSLLARASSRLPPRYIVKRLIERFILLFAIVNFLFFIFWVFPLYIAHFNPAEFYVPLNYKNINREAEVQALDRQFGFDKPVYVQYIDYVISMLTFHFGYSLIYDQSITSLIISHLPVDLIILIPSLILSTVLAVGLGLFSALRYGRIADVINSNLAIITYFVPAFWLLTIILDYLGFTLNLFPTNIVDALTGPNGEPLKGFAYVAGLLKFSALPIILLTFLSYGIRMVLTKASAVEVMGSHFITYLRAKGIPESRVVFRHVLRNAIIPALTRVGVDFAFVITGSVFVEEIFNFQGVGLLLLQAAENVNIPVLGASFFIINFYIIVVLLILDFVYPFIDPRVKYE; encoded by the coding sequence ATGGAAGCAAAGAAGAGCAACGAATTAGAGAAAACGACCAGACGAAAAGGAAGTTTGTTGGCTAGAGCTTCTTCGCGTTTACCACCTAGATATATTGTAAAAAGATTGATAGAACGATTTATACTTCTATTTGCTATCGTAAACTTTCTCTTTTTCATTTTCTGGGTCTTTCCCCTTTATATTGCTCACTTTAACCCGGCAGAGTTCTACGTTCCTCTCAATTACAAGAACATAAATAGAGAAGCCGAAGTTCAGGCTTTGGACAGACAGTTTGGATTTGATAAGCCGGTGTACGTACAGTATATAGACTATGTTATTTCCATGCTGACATTTCACTTTGGATACTCTCTAATATACGATCAGAGTATAACTTCACTTATAATTTCTCATCTTCCAGTAGATTTGATAATTCTAATTCCTTCGCTAATCTTGAGTACAGTGCTTGCAGTAGGCTTAGGACTCTTCTCTGCCCTTAGATATGGTAGAATTGCAGATGTAATAAATTCTAACCTTGCAATAATTACTTATTTCGTACCAGCTTTCTGGCTTCTGACTATCATTTTAGATTATTTGGGTTTCACTTTGAACCTATTTCCTACAAACATAGTAGATGCTTTGACTGGACCTAACGGTGAGCCTCTCAAGGGATTCGCTTACGTCGCTGGACTGCTGAAGTTTTCTGCCCTACCCATAATACTTCTTACATTCCTGTCCTACGGCATAAGAATGGTTCTAACTAAAGCGTCCGCGGTTGAGGTCATGGGTAGTCACTTCATAACCTACCTAAGAGCTAAGGGTATACCTGAGTCTAGGGTTGTATTTAGGCATGTACTTAGGAACGCAATAATTCCAGCTCTTACTAGGGTGGGCGTAGATTTCGCCTTCGTGATAACTGGATCCGTCTTTGTAGAAGAGATATTCAACTTTCAAGGGGTTGGATTACTTCTATTGCAGGCTGCTGAAAACGTGAATATTCCAGTACTTGGAGCGTCATTCTTCATCATTAATTTCTACATTATAGTTGTTCTTCTTATTTTAGATTTTGTCTATCCATTTATTGATCCGAGGGTGAAGTACGAATGA
- a CDS encoding ABC transporter permease yields MNKVMKQLFSRKSFVISLAILLFFVIISIFANYLTPYTNPYSFNQEYVATPYSPPQWATIFPQYSGLPPTYNNLLSSSQPQFVKNGTVSYAQVGSSKLSVYMKGSGSFLNVSYPFSYDGSKYKEAPSSFTITFSYLPKGVNSTEVQLNVYLIHGNKTFFISSYVPPTYTLLFFYPVCTINMDSLNNIYISSQSLTYSNSPFVNSLSGSARYEGAFVIPSLIFKGEPSSYKLMVSIVDLSGQPINVTMTKPSLHTQGYLFGIMGTDFRGSSVFAEFVLGARFDLELSVITAVVIVAIGLIVGLVAGYKGGKTDLTLNSITDFFLTIPTLPLFIVLESMLVATGLVLDINIVVLLFLLIALLSWMATMKVIRSATLTLRGRTFVEASRALGGGSFHIIMKHLIPNILGIIVAQIAYDVPTVILIESGIDFLGLGITSFPTWGNMLGYASHEVAASNGFVWWWILPPGLGIILLSVAFYFIGTSLRDVLSPYKTRGEI; encoded by the coding sequence ATGAACAAGGTCATGAAACAACTTTTCTCAAGGAAGTCATTTGTGATATCTCTAGCTATTCTTCTATTTTTCGTGATTATATCGATATTTGCTAATTATCTTACCCCTTATACTAATCCATATAGCTTCAATCAAGAATATGTTGCTACCCCTTATTCTCCTCCACAGTGGGCTACCATCTTTCCTCAATACAGTGGCCTGCCTCCTACATATAATAACCTGCTTTCTTCTTCACAACCGCAGTTTGTTAAAAACGGAACAGTTAGCTATGCCCAAGTAGGTTCATCGAAACTTTCAGTTTATATGAAGGGTTCAGGTTCATTCCTTAATGTTTCATATCCTTTCTCCTATGACGGTTCAAAGTACAAAGAGGCTCCATCATCTTTCACTATTACATTTTCTTATCTTCCAAAGGGTGTTAACTCAACTGAAGTGCAGCTAAACGTGTATTTAATTCATGGGAACAAAACGTTCTTCATAAGTAGTTACGTTCCTCCAACATATACTTTGCTGTTCTTTTATCCGGTATGTACAATAAACATGGACTCACTAAACAATATTTATATATCTTCTCAATCATTGACTTATTCCAATAGCCCATTTGTCAATTCTTTATCTGGTTCAGCTAGGTATGAAGGTGCTTTTGTTATACCATCTCTAATATTCAAGGGAGAACCTTCCTCATATAAGTTGATGGTTTCTATTGTTGATCTTTCAGGTCAACCCATAAACGTAACAATGACCAAGCCTAGTCTTCACACACAAGGATATCTATTCGGAATTATGGGTACAGACTTCAGAGGATCTTCAGTCTTTGCAGAATTCGTCCTTGGAGCCAGATTTGATCTAGAACTGAGCGTAATAACTGCCGTAGTAATAGTAGCTATAGGGCTAATTGTTGGACTGGTTGCTGGATATAAGGGAGGAAAAACCGACCTTACTCTTAACTCTATAACTGATTTCTTCCTTACTATTCCTACTCTTCCCCTGTTCATAGTACTGGAAAGTATGCTAGTAGCTACAGGGCTCGTCCTAGATATAAATATAGTAGTATTGTTATTTCTTTTAATAGCCCTACTTTCGTGGATGGCAACAATGAAAGTAATAAGGTCAGCTACCTTGACTCTGAGAGGGAGAACTTTCGTTGAGGCATCTAGAGCCTTGGGAGGAGGAAGCTTCCATATTATAATGAAGCACCTTATCCCTAATATTCTTGGAATCATAGTTGCACAGATAGCTTATGACGTACCCACCGTGATTTTAATAGAGTCCGGAATAGACTTCTTAGGACTTGGAATAACGTCTTTCCCAACTTGGGGAAACATGTTAGGTTATGCGTCACATGAGGTCGCAGCAAGCAACGGGTTCGTATGGTGGTGGATACTTCCTCCTGGTTTAGGTATAATTCTGCTGTCTGTTGCCTTCTACTTCATAGGTACTTCGCTTAGGGACGTACTAAGTCCTTATAAAACTAGAGGTGAGATATAA
- a CDS encoding ABC transporter ATP-binding protein has translation MLEMSVDDELSIRGLKTYFKTKTGYVKAVDDFSMTVKKGEIMGLAGESGSGKSTIITTVFRVLPQNASVMGGNILFEGGDVLKMDRKKFDKEVRWKKISWIPQVSMDSLDPLYTVKSQMVETIMVHEDVSKGEAVERTYEALESVKLNPEIADKYPHELSGGQKQRVIIAMSLLLKPNLVMADEPTTALDVVTQATIVDLLLSKKKELGFSMVFVTHDLSLLATFSDKVTVMYAGQLAESGPSESIYRNPQHPYTQLLLKSIPDIRKWKERKLYSIPGEPPDLENPPSGCRFRTRCPFAMPVCKEKVPEPVMTKEGHVVACHLIGGSK, from the coding sequence ATGTTAGAGATGTCTGTTGACGACGAGCTCAGCATAAGGGGGTTAAAGACCTATTTCAAGACCAAGACCGGATACGTTAAGGCGGTTGACGATTTCAGCATGACCGTTAAGAAGGGAGAGATAATGGGGTTGGCTGGTGAGTCTGGAAGCGGAAAGTCTACAATAATTACAACCGTCTTCAGGGTACTTCCTCAAAACGCCTCAGTTATGGGGGGCAACATCTTGTTCGAGGGTGGGGACGTCCTTAAGATGGATAGGAAGAAGTTTGACAAAGAAGTTAGGTGGAAGAAGATATCTTGGATTCCTCAAGTATCAATGGATTCTCTAGATCCCCTTTACACCGTGAAAAGTCAGATGGTAGAGACAATAATGGTCCACGAGGATGTAAGCAAAGGTGAGGCGGTGGAGAGAACCTATGAGGCACTGGAATCCGTAAAGCTTAACCCCGAGATAGCTGACAAGTATCCTCACGAGCTTTCCGGAGGTCAGAAACAAAGGGTTATAATAGCCATGTCACTCCTTCTGAAGCCCAATCTAGTTATGGCGGACGAACCTACAACTGCTCTAGACGTGGTTACTCAGGCAACTATAGTAGACCTCCTATTATCAAAGAAAAAGGAACTGGGTTTCTCCATGGTTTTCGTCACTCACGATCTTTCCCTTCTGGCTACTTTTAGCGATAAGGTGACCGTGATGTATGCAGGTCAACTTGCCGAGAGCGGTCCATCAGAATCCATATACAGGAATCCTCAACACCCTTACACTCAGTTACTTCTGAAATCCATTCCAGACATAAGGAAGTGGAAGGAGAGAAAACTTTACTCTATACCTGGAGAGCCTCCAGATCTGGAGAATCCTCCCTCCGGTTGTAGATTCAGGACGAGATGTCCATTTGCTATGCCGGTGTGTAAGGAGAAAGTTCCAGAGCCCGTGATGACCAAGGAAGGTCATGTGGTTGCTTGTCATCTAATAGGTGGATCGAAATGA
- a CDS encoding ABC transporter ATP-binding protein encodes MIEGKSIKVKYKLNGKDFLALKGTDITVGKGEVVGLAGESGSGKTTLGRAILALQKFEGEVLWNGKNVLKLKGDERREFRKKNQIVYQDPFDAVDIRMKVFDVIAEGLKINHMGSREEIREKVLASLKTVGLNPPETFANVYPTQLSGGQLQRVAIARATVMEPEFIVADEPVSMLDMSIRAGILEIFNELKAKGTSTLMITHDLSTVAYVSDRIYVLYQGKMVESGLTSQIVENPKHPYTQALISSIPVPEPGFRVEAKLKDEDSPPPPRGCPLYPRCPFRMDKCKDNDPELVEVEPGHRVACYLY; translated from the coding sequence ATGATAGAGGGAAAGTCTATTAAGGTAAAATATAAGTTAAATGGAAAGGACTTCCTGGCGTTAAAGGGTACCGACATTACTGTAGGAAAAGGAGAGGTAGTTGGCCTTGCAGGTGAGTCTGGAAGCGGAAAGACTACCCTTGGAAGGGCCATATTGGCTCTACAAAAGTTTGAAGGAGAGGTTCTCTGGAACGGAAAGAATGTGCTGAAGCTAAAAGGAGATGAAAGGAGGGAGTTTAGGAAAAAGAATCAAATAGTTTATCAGGATCCTTTTGACGCGGTTGATATAAGAATGAAGGTTTTTGACGTTATAGCGGAGGGACTGAAAATAAACCACATGGGAAGCAGAGAGGAGATAAGGGAAAAGGTATTAGCTTCACTGAAAACTGTTGGGCTCAATCCTCCCGAGACGTTCGCTAACGTTTATCCTACTCAACTTTCTGGAGGTCAGCTACAGAGGGTAGCAATAGCTAGGGCTACTGTCATGGAACCGGAGTTCATAGTTGCCGACGAGCCTGTCTCTATGTTAGATATGTCAATAAGGGCTGGAATTCTGGAGATATTTAATGAACTTAAAGCGAAGGGAACGAGTACTTTAATGATAACTCATGACCTCTCAACGGTAGCTTACGTATCAGATAGAATATATGTGCTTTATCAAGGAAAGATGGTCGAGAGTGGTTTGACTTCCCAAATTGTGGAGAATCCGAAACATCCTTACACGCAAGCCTTGATCTCATCAATCCCTGTTCCTGAGCCAGGCTTTAGGGTAGAGGCTAAGTTGAAGGACGAGGATTCCCCTCCACCTCCTAGGGGTTGTCCACTCTATCCCAGATGTCCCTTCAGGATGGATAAATGTAAGGACAATGACCCAGAGTTGGTGGAAGTTGAACCCGGACACAGGGTCGCATGCTATTTATACTGA
- a CDS encoding PQQ-binding-like beta-propeller repeat protein has translation MFKKDFIVFSALTLIFISTVAFLFSNTSEISGKRDFYTEVYMFEGGPDHQYRGQIYSAPFNITLPGGVIVTPTSLVGKNLILFTTSGEIVNNSLDMNACVGGIYAVNADSGKIVWSKTFPNMIMTQPIVVDGIIVVGLGNNMFVNSSFRGPGLNELVALNEQGKILWTHLTKGEAMPTPVFFDGNVITATGGGYVCSVNLMTGETVWVSQISSYVSMSSPLLVNGQVIFGGASPYDFYDINASNGHVIWNVTLNATGGLDDSSPSFYNGIVITGFTYKVNNYTLDYKEVGINFNNGEIVWCLNEGDGDVPPNLESPPATVVNGLALISSPGTPYLYAVNYSNGHVEWKVKTGPDIDNPAVGGNLLFILNQSGYLYVINLQGKVLNVVKTDVIPGPGEPMLTESGIIIWGVNGVVESIPLDKVI, from the coding sequence ATGTTTAAAAAGGATTTTATAGTTTTTAGTGCACTTACATTGATTTTTATCTCTACTGTGGCGTTTCTATTCTCTAACACCTCTGAAATATCTGGAAAGAGAGATTTCTATACGGAAGTTTATATGTTTGAGGGTGGGCCCGATCATCAATATCGTGGGCAAATATATTCTGCTCCCTTTAACATTACCTTGCCAGGAGGCGTGATAGTTACCCCTACTTCTTTGGTCGGAAAGAACTTGATACTTTTCACAACAAGTGGGGAGATAGTCAATAATTCCCTTGATATGAACGCTTGTGTAGGAGGAATTTACGCAGTTAACGCAGACTCAGGTAAAATAGTCTGGAGCAAGACTTTCCCAAACATGATAATGACTCAGCCAATAGTTGTTGATGGAATAATAGTTGTGGGATTGGGTAACAATATGTTCGTAAACTCGTCATTCAGAGGACCGGGTTTAAATGAGCTTGTTGCTCTCAACGAACAAGGTAAGATATTATGGACTCATCTTACCAAGGGAGAAGCAATGCCAACACCGGTGTTCTTTGACGGAAATGTAATAACTGCTACGGGAGGAGGATATGTATGTTCCGTCAATCTGATGACAGGGGAAACGGTATGGGTCAGTCAAATTTCATCTTATGTAAGCATGTCTTCTCCTTTGTTGGTTAACGGTCAAGTTATTTTCGGAGGAGCAAGTCCTTACGATTTCTATGACATAAATGCAAGCAACGGTCATGTGATATGGAACGTTACTCTTAACGCCACCGGGGGATTGGACGACTCCTCACCTTCTTTCTATAACGGAATAGTGATAACCGGTTTTACGTACAAGGTAAACAACTATACCTTAGATTATAAGGAGGTCGGAATAAACTTTAACAACGGAGAAATAGTCTGGTGCCTTAATGAAGGTGATGGGGACGTTCCTCCCAACTTGGAGAGTCCTCCAGCAACAGTTGTAAATGGTTTAGCGTTGATATCGTCGCCAGGAACTCCTTATCTTTACGCCGTAAACTACTCAAACGGACACGTGGAATGGAAGGTGAAAACGGGTCCTGACATTGATAACCCCGCAGTTGGAGGAAACTTGCTCTTTATCCTCAATCAGTCAGGATACCTTTATGTTATAAACCTACAAGGTAAAGTCCTAAACGTAGTAAAGACCGACGTGATACCCGGACCTGGCGAGCCTATGTTGACGGAAAGCGGAATAATCATCTGGGGTGTAAACGGAGTAGTAGAATCAATACCGCTAGATAAGGTGATTTAG
- a CDS encoding DMT family transporter, with product MLILGGASFGTASIFIKESQLTPAAITFLRFAVAGFILSKGRFVHELKLKEYLVLGGLLSLHMFTFVEGVYHTTIIDATVLVSTSPFFVVILSFLGKYSTTRRDLIAVTIGFLGVVLINSPLDEGDILGNLISVFSAFTIALYTLKLSKIAVRDPLGSTAWIYLTSALFSFPFFLLEGIGRIDLVSILSLIGLIFLPTLIGHTSIVVASGKVKPQHIETIGLLEPVVATALSIPLFGEIPTPLELLGSTLIISSIIVVIRSEE from the coding sequence TTGTTAATTTTGGGTGGTGCCTCATTCGGCACTGCCTCCATTTTCATAAAGGAAAGCCAACTTACGCCCGCAGCTATAACTTTCCTCAGGTTCGCCGTAGCTGGATTCATCTTGTCTAAGGGAAGGTTCGTCCACGAGCTTAAATTAAAGGAATATCTCGTGTTGGGTGGCCTATTATCTCTCCACATGTTTACCTTCGTTGAAGGGGTCTATCATACTACCATCATAGATGCTACAGTCCTGGTTTCTACGTCTCCCTTCTTCGTTGTAATTCTTTCATTTTTAGGTAAATACAGCACAACACGTAGGGACTTAATTGCAGTCACCATAGGTTTCCTAGGCGTAGTTCTAATTAACTCCCCCCTAGATGAGGGAGATATATTGGGTAATCTGATATCCGTATTTTCAGCATTTACTATTGCATTATATACGTTAAAGTTAAGCAAAATCGCTGTCAGGGACCCGCTAGGAAGTACGGCGTGGATTTACTTGACCTCCGCTCTATTTTCCTTCCCTTTTTTCCTCCTGGAAGGAATTGGAAGGATAGATTTAGTCTCGATATTATCTTTAATAGGGCTCATATTTTTACCTACTTTGATAGGTCACACTTCAATAGTTGTAGCATCAGGAAAGGTTAAGCCTCAACATATAGAAACTATAGGCCTTCTTGAACCAGTTGTTGCCACAGCACTTTCTATACCGCTTTTCGGAGAGATCCCAACCCCATTGGAGTTACTTGGTTCAACGCTGATAATTTCTTCTATCATAGTTGTCATAAGAAGCGAAGAATAG
- a CDS encoding MarR family transcriptional regulator, whose translation MNVSNNVDITLMSSIAKIHRAFQRELNRRLGSLNITYLDFLILKATMEGETTMAKLAKRFFVTQSAITAAVDRLEEMKLVCRGRSSDDRRIITVKITDDGVKVFEEGMTIYKSLAEDILRDFNDKENLLKFLIQLLERLETFEIKQ comes from the coding sequence GTGAACGTAAGCAACAACGTCGACATAACCTTGATGAGTTCCATAGCAAAAATACACAGAGCATTTCAGAGAGAGCTTAACAGAAGATTAGGTTCGTTAAATATCACTTACCTTGATTTTCTCATATTGAAGGCTACAATGGAAGGCGAAACTACAATGGCTAAGTTAGCCAAGAGGTTCTTTGTGACGCAATCCGCAATTACAGCTGCTGTGGACAGATTAGAGGAAATGAAACTGGTTTGCAGAGGACGTTCAAGCGACGATAGGAGGATAATCACAGTAAAGATAACCGACGACGGAGTTAAGGTATTTGAAGAGGGAATGACAATTTACAAGAGCCTAGCTGAGGATATCTTGAGGGATTTCAATGACAAAGAAAACTTGCTGAAATTTCTCATACAGCTTCTAGAGAGATTGGAAACGTTTGAGATAAAACAATGA
- a CDS encoding thermopsin family protease, which translates to MIKAVSIMTLLLIPLLLTTGYSYDPRYIIVESPEVVSLSFASNDSGYGCLVLGNHTLLRMKPNSSSLILLNKGNYTFLSNDSKYNLSYKEFKPSGALFDIPPKHEIIQQLLPYSKGSPFNFTIRIVGNSTFSSYLYNYSLLISISHNRTWVQNQTHLNPGNYEVIVQNLNNYSEEVCVSYSISPFYVNPYIFTSSSMPIGLASYGILNQSGNVTTYEINTTSLLGYLNITYVSALNQSQRLVDPSSVSFQLNGVVIKDDQDYFVQDVLVLYTENESYYLSADVFNLTNGEDQLIYTNSTNVRQYVLPLESYIIMNVSQEGDDSMLKFGFINLTSGKFIWFSNYDLGNGKGFFSVNGNKYTPGNMTNPGVFYDAELVIGGGGDGETTTMTKYSGWIALLYLNGSRYSAFPSYYSFGEDTKEAVSNIYVVYLGYGEAYTYEGEAHLTYLHPKGVSFPLPNLFHVEKLNVTSFPETSTLVRGDINVREALAIVAILAISLSLLVYLWRRK; encoded by the coding sequence ATGATTAAAGCAGTTTCCATAATGACGTTACTTTTAATTCCGTTGCTTCTGACCACTGGTTACTCTTACGATCCTAGATATATTATCGTTGAGTCACCCGAGGTAGTTTCCCTTTCATTCGCTTCAAATGACAGCGGTTACGGTTGCTTGGTGCTTGGAAATCATACCTTACTTAGAATGAAACCTAACTCGTCTTCTTTAATTCTTCTAAATAAGGGAAATTACACATTTCTCTCAAACGATAGCAAATATAATCTCTCTTATAAGGAGTTTAAACCCTCGGGAGCCCTTTTCGACATACCGCCAAAGCACGAGATAATTCAACAGCTTCTTCCTTATTCCAAGGGATCTCCTTTCAATTTCACAATAAGGATAGTAGGAAATAGTACCTTTAGCTCCTATTTATATAATTATTCACTCTTAATTTCAATTTCCCACAACAGAACTTGGGTTCAAAACCAGACACATCTTAATCCGGGAAATTACGAAGTGATTGTCCAGAACCTTAACAATTACTCAGAGGAAGTTTGCGTCAGCTATTCGATTTCGCCTTTCTACGTGAACCCTTACATTTTCACTTCGAGTTCCATGCCAATTGGATTAGCCTCGTACGGGATACTTAATCAATCAGGCAACGTCACTACGTATGAAATAAACACTACATCTCTTTTAGGTTACCTTAACATAACTTACGTGTCTGCACTAAATCAATCACAAAGATTAGTTGATCCGTCCTCCGTCTCTTTTCAGCTTAACGGCGTAGTGATCAAAGACGATCAGGACTACTTCGTGCAAGACGTTCTGGTGCTCTATACAGAAAATGAGTCATATTACCTTTCAGCAGATGTATTCAACCTGACTAATGGGGAGGATCAGTTGATATACACTAACTCAACAAACGTAAGACAGTATGTACTTCCTTTGGAATCATACATAATCATGAACGTTTCCCAGGAGGGAGATGACTCAATGCTGAAGTTCGGCTTCATTAACCTAACCTCAGGAAAGTTCATTTGGTTCTCAAACTATGACTTGGGAAATGGAAAGGGATTCTTCTCAGTTAACGGTAACAAGTACACACCTGGTAACATGACGAATCCAGGCGTGTTTTATGACGCTGAACTGGTAATAGGCGGAGGAGGAGATGGAGAAACCACAACAATGACAAAGTATAGTGGATGGATAGCTCTGCTTTATTTGAACGGGAGCAGGTACTCAGCATTTCCAAGCTACTATTCGTTCGGGGAAGATACCAAAGAGGCGGTTTCAAACATCTATGTAGTGTATCTAGGATACGGCGAAGCCTATACATATGAAGGCGAAGCACATTTGACATATCTGCATCCTAAGGGAGTTTCATTTCCCCTGCCAAATCTGTTTCACGTCGAGAAATTAAACGTGACATCCTTCCCCGAGACTAGCACCTTAGTGAGGGGAGACATCAACGTCAGGGAAGCCTTAGCTATTGTGGCTATATTAGCGATTTCCCTTTCGCTTTTAGTATATCTATGGAGAAGGAAGTGA